In Apus apus isolate bApuApu2 chromosome 5, bApuApu2.pri.cur, whole genome shotgun sequence, the following are encoded in one genomic region:
- the SLIRP gene encoding SRA stem-loop-interacting RNA-binding protein, mitochondrial has protein sequence MAAASAVRAAGRRSGRLFDIFVADIPWTVSSKELKEYFSQFGSVQRCQLPFDRDTGFHRRYCWIKFSTPQDVQNVFQKDSHILEGAKLALKQQPRRRRSQRRSQSE, from the exons ATGGCGGCGGCCAGCGCGGTGCGGGCGGCCGGGCGCCGCTCCGGGAGGCTCTTCGACATCTTCGTGGCCGATATTCCCTGGACGGTGTCGAGCA AGGAGCTGAAGGAGTACTTCTCCCAGTTCGGGTCTGTGCAGAGGTGCCAGCTGCCGTTC GACAGAGATACAGGCTTTCACAGACGTTATTGCTGGATTAAATTCTCAACTCCACAAGATGTTCAGAATGTGTTTCAGAAGGACTCCCACATACTTGAAGGTGCCAAG CTTGCTCTCAAACAGCAGCCCCGTAGAAGACGCAGTCAAAGAAGGAGTCAAAGTGAGTGA
- the SNW1 gene encoding SNW domain-containing protein 1 isoform X2 — translation MALTSFLPAPTQLSQDQLELEERARAQRSRQTALVSSRREPPPYGYRKGWIPRALEDFGDGGAFPEIHVAQYPLDMGRKKKMSNALAVQVDAEGKIKYDAIARQGQSKDKVIYSKYTDLVPKEVMNVDDPELQRPDEEAIREITEKTRAALEKSVSQKIAAAMPVRAADKLAPAQYIRYTPSQQGVAFNSGAKQRVIRMVEMQKDPMEPPRFKINKKIPRGPPSPPAPVMHSPSRKMTVKEQQEWKIPPCISNWKNAKGYTIPLDKRLAADGRGLQTVHINENFAKLAEALYIADRKAREAVEMRAQVERKMAQKEKEKHEEKLREMAQKARERRAGIKTHVEKEDGEARERDEIRHDRRKERQHDRNLSRAAPDKRSKLQRNENRDISEVIALGVPNPRPSNEIQYDQRLFNQSKGMDSGFAGGEDEIYNVYDQPWRSGKDMAQNIYRPSKNIDKDMYGDDLEARIKTNRFVPDKEFSNSDRNTRGRGRDGPVQFEEDPFGLDKFLEEAKQHGGSKRPSDSSRPKEHEHESKKRRKD, via the exons ATGGCGCTCACCAG TTTTTTACCAGCTCCAACCCAGCTGTCTCAAGACCAGCTGGAACTAGAAGAAAGAGCAAGAGCTCAAAGATCTAGGCAGACTGCTCTGGTCTCCTCTCGAAGGGAACCTCCCCCATACGGTTACCGTAAAGGATGGATACCACGGGCGCTAGAG GATTTTGGAGATGGGGGTGCATTCCCAGAAATTCATGTGGCCCAGTATCCATTGGATAtgggcagaaagaagaaaatgtccAATGCTCTGGCTGTTCAGGtggatgcagaaggaaaaataaaatacgaTGCAATTGCTCGACAAGGACAATCAAAGGACAAG GTTATTTACAGCAAATACACAGATCTTGTGCCAAAAGAAGTCATGAATGTAGATGATCCTGAACTGCAAAGACCAGATGAGGAAGCAATTAGAGAG ataACAGAGAAGACAAGAGCAGCCTTGGAGAAATCAGTCTCCCAGAAAATTGCAGCAGCCATGCCTGTTCGAGCAGCTGACAAACTAGCTCCTGCACAGTACATTCG GTACACACCATCTCAGCAAGGTGTTGCCTTCAACTcaggagcaaagcagagagttatTCGGATGGTGGAAATGCAGAAGGACCCTATGGAGCCTCCAAGATTCAA AATTAACAAGAAGATTCCACGTGGAccaccttctcctccagcacctgTCATGCACTCTCCTAGTCGAAAG ATGACTGTGAAAGAGCAGCAAGAGTGGAAAATTCCTCCATGcatttcaaactggaaaaatgcAAAG GGTTACACCATTCCACTAGATAAGCGTCTGGCTGCAGATGGCAGAGGATTGCAGACTGTTCATATTAATGAAAACTTTGCCAAGCTTGCTGAGGCTCTCTATATAGCTGACAGAAAG GCTCGTGAGGCAGTAGAGATGCGTGCCCAGGTGGAAAGGAAGAtggctcagaaagaaaaagagaaacatgaggaaaagctcaGAGAAATGGCTCAGAAAGCCAGGGAAAGAAGAGCAGGGATCAAAACTCATGTTGAAAAAG AGGATGGAGAAGCTAGAGAAAGAGATGAAATCAGACATGACCGGCGCAAAGAGAGGCAGCATGACAGAAACCTTTCACGGGCAGCCCCTGACAAAAG gtcaaagctgcagagaaatgaGAACAGAGATATCAGTGAAGTTATTGCCCTAGGGGTACCCAACCCCAGGCCTTCCAATGAAATCCAGTATGACCAGAGGCTGTTCAACCAGAGCAAg gGTATGGATAGTGGctttgctggaggagaagatgAAATATATAATGTTTATGACCAGCCTTGGAGAAGTGGCAAGGATATGGCCCAGAACATCTACAGGCCAAGTAAAAATATAGATAAGGACATGTATGGTGATGATTTAGAGGCTCGAATAAAGACTAATAG GTTTGTTCCTGACAAAGAGTTCTCTAACTCAGATCGTAACACCAGAGGGAGGGGCAGAGATGGACCAGTTCAATTTGAGGAGGATCCTTTTGGTTTGGACAAGTTTCTGGAAGAAGCTAAGCAACATGGTGGCTCTAAACGGCCATCAGACAGCAGCCGCCCTAAAGAACATGAGCATGAGAgcaaaaagaggaggaaggactGA
- the SNW1 gene encoding SNW domain-containing protein 1 isoform X1, with protein sequence MALTSFLPAPTQLSQDQLELEERARAQRSRQTALVSSRREPPPYGYRKGWIPRALEDFGDGGAFPEIHVAQYPLDMGRKKKMSNALAVQVDAEGKIKYDAIARQGQSKDKVIYSKYTDLVPKEVMNVDDPELQRPDEEAIREVLHALMYLVISSILYVLHAVIRRILWYFCLQITEKTRAALEKSVSQKIAAAMPVRAADKLAPAQYIRYTPSQQGVAFNSGAKQRVIRMVEMQKDPMEPPRFKINKKIPRGPPSPPAPVMHSPSRKMTVKEQQEWKIPPCISNWKNAKGYTIPLDKRLAADGRGLQTVHINENFAKLAEALYIADRKAREAVEMRAQVERKMAQKEKEKHEEKLREMAQKARERRAGIKTHVEKEDGEARERDEIRHDRRKERQHDRNLSRAAPDKRSKLQRNENRDISEVIALGVPNPRPSNEIQYDQRLFNQSKGMDSGFAGGEDEIYNVYDQPWRSGKDMAQNIYRPSKNIDKDMYGDDLEARIKTNRFVPDKEFSNSDRNTRGRGRDGPVQFEEDPFGLDKFLEEAKQHGGSKRPSDSSRPKEHEHESKKRRKD encoded by the exons ATGGCGCTCACCAG TTTTTTACCAGCTCCAACCCAGCTGTCTCAAGACCAGCTGGAACTAGAAGAAAGAGCAAGAGCTCAAAGATCTAGGCAGACTGCTCTGGTCTCCTCTCGAAGGGAACCTCCCCCATACGGTTACCGTAAAGGATGGATACCACGGGCGCTAGAG GATTTTGGAGATGGGGGTGCATTCCCAGAAATTCATGTGGCCCAGTATCCATTGGATAtgggcagaaagaagaaaatgtccAATGCTCTGGCTGTTCAGGtggatgcagaaggaaaaataaaatacgaTGCAATTGCTCGACAAGGACAATCAAAGGACAAG GTTATTTACAGCAAATACACAGATCTTGTGCCAAAAGAAGTCATGAATGTAGATGATCCTGAACTGCAAAGACCAGATGAGGAAGCAATTAGAGAGGTACTACATGCACTGATGTACCTAGTTATCAGCAGTATATTGTATGTCTTGCATGCAGTGATAAGACGCATACTGTggtatttttgtcttcagataACAGAGAAGACAAGAGCAGCCTTGGAGAAATCAGTCTCCCAGAAAATTGCAGCAGCCATGCCTGTTCGAGCAGCTGACAAACTAGCTCCTGCACAGTACATTCG GTACACACCATCTCAGCAAGGTGTTGCCTTCAACTcaggagcaaagcagagagttatTCGGATGGTGGAAATGCAGAAGGACCCTATGGAGCCTCCAAGATTCAA AATTAACAAGAAGATTCCACGTGGAccaccttctcctccagcacctgTCATGCACTCTCCTAGTCGAAAG ATGACTGTGAAAGAGCAGCAAGAGTGGAAAATTCCTCCATGcatttcaaactggaaaaatgcAAAG GGTTACACCATTCCACTAGATAAGCGTCTGGCTGCAGATGGCAGAGGATTGCAGACTGTTCATATTAATGAAAACTTTGCCAAGCTTGCTGAGGCTCTCTATATAGCTGACAGAAAG GCTCGTGAGGCAGTAGAGATGCGTGCCCAGGTGGAAAGGAAGAtggctcagaaagaaaaagagaaacatgaggaaaagctcaGAGAAATGGCTCAGAAAGCCAGGGAAAGAAGAGCAGGGATCAAAACTCATGTTGAAAAAG AGGATGGAGAAGCTAGAGAAAGAGATGAAATCAGACATGACCGGCGCAAAGAGAGGCAGCATGACAGAAACCTTTCACGGGCAGCCCCTGACAAAAG gtcaaagctgcagagaaatgaGAACAGAGATATCAGTGAAGTTATTGCCCTAGGGGTACCCAACCCCAGGCCTTCCAATGAAATCCAGTATGACCAGAGGCTGTTCAACCAGAGCAAg gGTATGGATAGTGGctttgctggaggagaagatgAAATATATAATGTTTATGACCAGCCTTGGAGAAGTGGCAAGGATATGGCCCAGAACATCTACAGGCCAAGTAAAAATATAGATAAGGACATGTATGGTGATGATTTAGAGGCTCGAATAAAGACTAATAG GTTTGTTCCTGACAAAGAGTTCTCTAACTCAGATCGTAACACCAGAGGGAGGGGCAGAGATGGACCAGTTCAATTTGAGGAGGATCCTTTTGGTTTGGACAAGTTTCTGGAAGAAGCTAAGCAACATGGTGGCTCTAAACGGCCATCAGACAGCAGCCGCCCTAAAGAACATGAGCATGAGAgcaaaaagaggaggaaggactGA